ATTACAATGTGTGGAAGAGGATAACAGACTAGACAGTGGTAAAGAAAACTTGgagataatatttttcataacagaAAATGATGGATGACCTAGTCTAGAGTGTCACTCGGTCAAAGTGATATTGACACTAGAAAATGCAAGCAACGGTGAAGAGGTAACAAAAGGGAATGTAGTTGGCCACTCATATACGCCATCCTTAGGTTCACCCATCAAAAGGATTGTCCTTGTGTTTAGATCCTTCACCTGAAAAGCAGAGGGTGAGAATTCAACAAAAACATGGTTATTAGtgcaaaattgataaattgaaattaagttcTTTTGCATGGAAAGGACACAAAGGATGTTTTGTAAAGTAAAGGTGCGAGAGGAAGTAGGTATGGTGGTAGAAGGATCGATCCATGGCCGATCATGACATCATCAGATCCTTGATATGGGCTATGAAGATAGAGATTGCTCAAGTCAGATGTAATGCAGTGAGATGTTCCACTATCCAACAACCAAGTAGGAGTAGTGTTGTTGCCAAGAACAACATGATTGGCTCGTGGTTGCTAGGGTGTGGAGGGGTGATATCCCTAAGTGCTTTGAGGACGAGGTGTCGAGGATTGTTGATTAGTGACAAGCTGAAACATCGGGCATCGTTTGGTAGTGTGTCTTTGAATACCGCATGCTTGACAACAACCCGAATAAGGTTTGGGTTGACATTGATCATGAAGAAAAAACGCAGTGGTAAGGCCTGATTGTTGTGGATTAGTGGACATCAATTTGGACGATTCTGGAATGCTATGGGATTTGCCGTTGCTAGTAGTGATAGAGGAGATGGTTGAGCGGCCTAAAGAGATGCTTCTTTATTGAGAAGTTTCTCATGGAGCTTAGCAAAAGAAATTGACGTGTCATAGGCATTAATTGCATCAATGACGAATTTGTACTCATCACTGAGTCCTTCAAGAACCCGATCAATAAGATCCTCATCATCAACTGGCTTCCCCAAAAGAGTAAGTTCATTGGCATGAGTCTTTATCGCCTGCACATATTCACTAATTGATTTTGAGCCCTTGGTACACCGTTTTAATTGTTCCTTCAATTGTTTAATATGACCACGAGATGGTGTGGCATAAGTATTGGCTAAGGTTTGCCATGCATAAAAAAAAGTGGTGGTGTGGACAATAAGCGGTTGTAATGAAACGGAGATAGCACCAAGGAGAGTGCTAAAGATGAGACGATCCTAACGTTTTCAGGTTGTGTATGTTGGATTTGGGGATGAAACACTAGCGACGGTGATGGTGGGTGGTGGTGGAGTATGAGTGCCATCAATGAAGTGATGAAGATCATAACCTTCAAGAAGAGATTGGATTTGAAGGCTCCATGTGAGATAATTGGTGGATGACAATTTGGTGATATTGGAGAGATTGATTATAAAAAGGGGATGTTGAGGATCTTCAGAGTTTTAGATGGTGATAGGATTGTTGGTGGAAGAGAGGGTTGCACCGAAAGCCATTGAGGAGATTGGTTGTAGATTTCTTCTGGtttttctggaaaaaaaaagaaagaaaatacgCCCAAGAATATTAGGCtcttgataccatgttgaagtAGAGAGGATTATTAAGAAACAATGGCTTGACTTTTCcattgattaagaatgaatatatatacacaaatttgGGCATTGTCGTGAGTtacccaaaacacaaaaataggaaacaatccaAGAATTAAGGGATTACAACTAATTACAAGGATATTACAACTAATtacaagattttaaaatataaagaaaatctattgtaaTAAATTCTCTAATAATCATAAGGAAGAAATTATGATAGAAAAGATGATTGTTCCCAATTAGGCTTCTGGAGGAATATGAAGTGTTATTACTACCATAAAAAAAGGACATGTGTCAGTAGATGCTGTAAAGAATTGATAAAACACTTAGAAGTAAGGAAAAATCTTGAATCCCAAGATActtcaaattctattaatatTGTTGATGATGAGTTTGGTAAGgaaattgatgtttttttattttatttattttttatgtagttgatgaaaattttgttgaCTCTTAGATTTTGGATTTTAGATGTTCCTTTCACATGTGCCCATATCATACAATATTCATGGCATCAATAATGGTAGTTGTCAAATATGGATTTCTCAACAAAGTATCAAAGAGAGGTTTAGGTCTCATTAATTAAGCATAAATTAGAGTCACGTGAACAATATTTGTCTCTTAATATTCATGTATTTTACCACTCAAAGGACCACCCATTTCTTCTCTATGACTATTGTGTCTGGCTTGAACCTTCCAATTACAACACTCAAATgcaataaggaaaaataaaataaaatagaaaaaataaattatgtacGTAGTTTGGTGTAAATACACAAGAAAGGGGGATCAAAGTTATTATAACCTTCAAGATTACACACTTTAAACTCTTTCAATACTTCCCTATCCAAAACCCAATACACTCTTTATCTATCTTTCTTCacccttttcttattttttttttctatttctataaAATCAGATATTTATAGAGCCCTATGTGCTAACCTTAAAATAGTAGTTTCCTAATCCTAGCCAAACCTAAAAAgataatttaccaaaatataaactttataaatattggttttcctaaaaataaaaatgaataatttaaagCAAATCCCAACAAATCCCACCttgactcaaattctctcaatcCTACATAATTAATGAGGATAAACATATATCAAGTTTAAACTTTCATCAAACTTAACTAGAGAAATCGTCTCTATCTTCTTCATAATTTCATTCTATTTGCAATTACTCGTCTCTGTGTCAATGAGTACTTTTAACCGAAAATGAAATCTTGATCATCTTGCATGTTGTGTTCTTCTACTTTGACAAATTCTTTAATACTTGTAAAAGATTTTTCATGGCTTGGCTCCACCTAAAATTGTCTTCCCAATCAAAGTGTATAAGTTTTTCACCTTTTTCCCTTATAGCTATCGAAACACGTTTGTTGTTCTTTATAATACCATTCTTTGTGAAAAATCATATCCCAAATTGTCCAAAACTCctaaagaaattaaacttttcCTTAACTTAGGAACATGCTTAACATTACTTAATGCCCTCACAACACcatcaaatatttttacctTTACAATACCAATCTTAATGACTTTAGAGTTTGAATCATTGCCCATTTGAACAACACTAACATCACATTCTTTATAGGTATCAAACCAATTTTGATATTAATGAGatgagttatttgattaaaaaaagattattaaaaatccaattttagaTATTTAACCCTCCATTATTTTTTGCCttgttttgacaaaaatacttttactattttcttataaaaataacttcttttaaaacctatgtgtaaatatttgaaattgtaAAGTAcattatgtaaaaaataagttattttttaagtaaaaacacgAGAAGAgttatattcataaatttagaaattattttattcattttaaccaattaattctaGTAGATTGTATTGTTATCGATCAGCCTctagtttgtttttaaaaaacattttgtaaatcaattattgTTGACATAAATTTAACTATGGTTGTTGTGGTTTTCCCTCAtttagaaggttttttttttaatgtaaaaatcaGTCCCTCTAATAATTGATGCATTTTGATTACTGTGTTTTGGgttgacaatttttttagaattttcttgCTAAAACCTATTTGAACctctagaaaagaaagaaaagttttgttttttgtttttttttttatttttataatctaTCATAAGGTACTCTTTCATATCTcatatcttattttatcttaatttttttccttaagaaTCAAATAAGATAAGACATGAGATAAGATATCCactactttattttattttattttatattttatacatataagATTTAGCAATCCATAAGGAAATATGAGATATAGATGCCTTCTagatcataagtttttttttttttttctcatttattttcttttatatttttaattgtttttcgtCATTttgcaaagtaaaaaaaaaaaaaaaaaaaatttaaaactttggttcaaaaatttaatattacttgttttataatattaacaatattttaattattaatattgctaataaagaaataaataataactattgaaaaataaattatgggAAACTCTTTAAATATTGCTAAATATAAAAGATTTCATATTCTTTAAACACCAAACACAaggaagcaattttttttttttttcattttaaaaaagtaatttaatattaggatgaaatatatttttcattccatattttatttctcaaataaatcaatctaccataacataatatttttggatatgATACTTTAAGATATTATTAGCCATAGGatataatgaaaaattgtaGATCCAATGGCCGCAACATTCTTCATTTAAATTAGAATTTGTGTCTTTCCTAAATTTTATGAGTGGGTAAAAACCTCACCAAACTAATCAGTCATTTattgtgaaaattttaatttttgcttgtcaatttttttttttttttttaagtatataaGTTCATATTTATCCCAATTGAATGAATGAACTGATGAGTTGTGGTGCCAAGTCAAATCGATTTGATTCAATAATGGCTCTCATTTAATCAAACACCCGTTAACTCGATTTGATGGTTAGATCTCTGTCCTTCAACCAAAATTTACCCACCAAGTAATTAATTTCTAGCCAGCCAAACAAAACCAAACCAGAAGTAGATTCCTATGAAAATCTCCTACAAAAATTGTCGTCCACACAATTCAAACACATCAAACCAGGAATCCCCTGTATAAATACCCATCGCCATCCCACGATTCATTCACCTCTGCATTTCGTTTTAGGTCAGGGAGCAAAGGAGGGAGAGGAAGACTCAACAGCCGAGGATGAGTACCTCCACCACTCTTCTCGCCTTTTCTCTTTTGCTCCCTTTGCTTCTCATAAGTCCATCACAGGCCAGTACACCTCCTCAAGCTTCATTCCCAAACGTAACAGGTGGAGCTTCGCTTGGGGAACTCCCTTCTAATGTAGATCTTTTCGATAAAGCCAAGCTCGCTAAGCACTGGATCCCTGCCTTATTCGTCTTTGGAGACTCCTTGGTCGACAGTGGTAACAATAACTTCCTCAAAGCCTTAGCCAAAGCCAATTATTCACCTTACGGTTCCACCTTCTTTGGCAAGCCTACCGGCCGCTTCACCGATGGAAGAACCGCCGCTGATTTCATCGGTACCTCCACTCAGCATTTTCTATAGTTTTTCCGTGgatgcatttatttttttatttgatcacaATGGGATTTTGGAATTCATCATCTGTGTCTGTTTTTGATTTTGATAATGCAGCTCAACTCAATGGGTTGCCCTATCCACCTCCCTATCTAGGGTTATTAGCAGAGCGCAAACAGATTCCAAAGACCGGAGTGAATTTCGCATCTGGGTCCTCCGGAATTCTCCCTGATACGGGTGCTGTAAGCTACATATCTCTCTTATCCTCGTTACCTGTTCATTTAGATAATTTGAGCTAGTAGAGAATTGACAATATTTTGTGGACGCAAGGGACAATTCTTGTCTTTGGACGATCAAATCCAAAAATTTGAAAGCGTGGTAAAGGAGTTGAGAAAAGAGTTCAAAAATCAGGCTGAGTTTTCTCAATACTTGTCCAAGGCTGTCTTTTACATCAGTACAGGAAGCAACGACTATGGCCTCGGATATTTGTTCCCACAAACAGGGCTAAGCCAGAAGTTCACTGATAAAACCTTTGCCCAACTCCTCTCTCAACAACTCACCTTGAGGTTGCAGGTAGAACAATCTTCCAAATCACAAACAAAATACATGTTTTGCAAGGGATACCAAATTAAACTAAGAGATATATATCTATTGATTGGTGATTTGGTAGACACTATACGCCATGGGTGCAAGGAAGTTTTTGGTGAACAACGTTGGAGCGATTGGGTGTACACCGGCTTCGCTCAACTTCCTTAAACCCTCAACACCCTGTGACGACTCACGCAACAGCCTAGTGTCCGTATACAACGACCTACTTCCTGCGGTCCTCTCGAAGCTCCAAGCTGAACTACCCGGATCGAAGTTCGTTGTCAGCAAcattttcaagtttttcctGGACATTAAAGCATCGCCCGCAACATTCCGTAAGATAATACACCCACAAGCACGCAATCTTACATGTCCGTAATACATATTTGAAGACACCTAGAAAatttatacatgtttttttcttttttttcatacatgCAGACATTACTGACACAAGGAACAACTGTTGCGTGGATGCCGCTGGAAACGGAACTACACAATGCAAAGAGGGTCAACCACCATGCAAGGACGTGAAAACACGCCTTTTCTTCGACGCAGTCCACCCGACTCAAAGTGTTCACTACTTGTTGGTGAGGAGATGCTTCAGCGACCCGACCATCTGTGCTCCAATGAATTTGGGCCAACTAATGGGAGCTTAGATTTAACTTTGAAGGGTACGGTGGATTAGGAGGGACAAATTAAGAACGTGCATGCTCTTATCAGCACGGCCCATGCAATGTACTTGTATTTGTGAGGAAAATGAGTTGCAATTAAGTTTCCATGCTCACAAAGTTTAATCTAaaaaggtgaatctcaatatGGACTACAGGTAGAGGGGGGTAAATAGGTGTTgtataacaatttaaaaaatctctCAACAAAGATTACCCTTAGACTTTCTCAATGTCAAGAACTTCTATTCCAATAACTATTCAACAAAGCATAACATTTACAAGCAAGAATGTATACACAAACACTcttccaacaatttataaatgcaatacacatgcaaatgcttcaataATCCTCAAATATCTTCTCAATTCATATCAATTTACTTCATGatatcatta
Above is a genomic segment from Vitis riparia cultivar Riparia Gloire de Montpellier isolate 1030 chromosome 14, EGFV_Vit.rip_1.0, whole genome shotgun sequence containing:
- the LOC117930406 gene encoding GDSL esterase/lipase 7-like, with product MSTSTTLLAFSLLLPLLLISPSQASTPPQASFPNVTGGASLGELPSNVDLFDKAKLAKHWIPALFVFGDSLVDSGNNNFLKALAKANYSPYGSTFFGKPTGRFTDGRTAADFIAQLNGLPYPPPYLGLLAERKQIPKTGVNFASGSSGILPDTGAGQFLSLDDQIQKFESVVKELRKEFKNQAEFSQYLSKAVFYISTGSNDYGLGYLFPQTGLSQKFTDKTFAQLLSQQLTLRLQTLYAMGARKFLVNNVGAIGCTPASLNFLKPSTPCDDSRNSLVSVYNDLLPAVLSKLQAELPGSKFVVSNIFKFFLDIKASPATFHITDTRNNCCVDAAGNGTTQCKEGQPPCKDVKTRLFFDAVHPTQSVHYLLVRRCFSDPTICAPMNLGQLMGA